One Fusarium poae strain DAOMC 252244 chromosome 4, whole genome shotgun sequence DNA window includes the following coding sequences:
- a CDS encoding hypothetical protein (SECRETED:SignalP(1-19)): MQTLSCIAFILCLVALVSAIPYSSAPSIIKRGEEEIHIFKRDAAMTPEDLVLAENHGVNATEMFRHSVIKRRGEEDVTIWVDNSFEETLGPEDNPATPKRAIKIIDNYTKSGGWNEERCTGHIYRDNTGPNAPCTGGLKQLRTWAAQNGGFFSFYETVTSL, translated from the exons ATGCAAACTCTAAGCTGCATTGCGTTTATCCTTTGTCTGGTGGCCCTTGTCTCAGCCATTCCTTATTCTTCTGCTCCGTCCATCATCAAGCGCGGAGAGGAAGAAATACACATTTTTAAACGGGACGCTGCTATGACTCCTGAAGACCTCGTCCTCGCCGAGAATCATGGGGTAAATGCTACTGAAA TGTTCAGGCACTCCGTGATCAAACGGCGTGGCGAGGAAGACGTAACTATCTGGGTCGACAACAGCTTTGAAGAAACACTTGGACCCGAGGACAATCCAGCGACACCAAAACGTGCCATTAAAATCATCGACAATTATACCAAGTCGGGTGGTTGGAATGAAGAAAGATGCACAGGTCACATCTACAGGGATAACACAGGCCCCAACGCCCCCTGCACCGGCGGCCTAAAGCAACTGAGAACCTGG GCCGCACAGAATGGTGGCTTCTTCAGCTTTTATGAAACAG TAACATCTCTTTAA
- a CDS encoding hypothetical protein (SECRETED:SignalP(1-22)~TransMembrane:1 (n7-17c22/23o199-222i)), whose amino-acid sequence MSFLAKLGLICFLFASWTSCFTEFIRPPEWDEDQDADQDMTKNNRYDDGETIPIIFNSNIKRVDLYVYQVLDTPGSGESKRGLLKGDSEPNSNGWNWKAQYDASNVTKNGEDCIYWFEVIDTEHRGTLAQSQYVNVSAPKLDETETAIASTTSTTLAVETTISATDTSPSDEASSTSPSDEASSTSEPSSKSGLSQGEIAGVAVGATIGALLILGGMGWMVWRRRARRKNDAAVAELPGDHNQDQPYSERPKSELPAEPVVFPLERPKSPPRIYEAP is encoded by the exons ATGTCGTTTCTCGCGAAACTCGGCCTAATATGTTTTCTGTTCGCGAGCTGGACTTCATGCTTCACCGAGTTCATACGCCCTCCAGAGTGGGACGAAGATCAAGACGCCGACCAGGATATGACGAAAAATAACCGTTACGATGATGGCGAAACCATCCCCATCATCTTTAACTCCAACATAAAAAGAGTCGACCTCTACGTGTATCAAGTCTTAGACACCCCAGGCTCTGGAGAGAGTAAGCGCGGTCTATTGAAAG GCGACAGCGAACCCAATTCTAACGGCTGGAACTGGAAGGCTCAATACGATGCCTCCAACGTGACCAAGAATGGGGAAGATTGCATTTATTGGTTCGAGGTAATTGATACCGAACATCGCGGGACACTGGCGCAATCTCAATACGTAAATGTCAGCGCACCGAAACTAGACGAGACAGAAACTGCCATTGCGTCTACGACATCGACAACTCTCGCCGTTGAGACCACAATAAGCGCGACGGATACGTCACCGAGCGACGAAGCGAGTTCTACATCACCGAGCGATGAAGCGAGTTCCACATCAGAGCCAAGTTCGAAATCTGGATTATCTCAAGGGGAAATTGCTGGCGTTGCAGTTGGCGCCACAATTGGAGCCCTATTAATTCTTGGTGGTATGGGTTGGATGGTCTGGAGAAGGCGGGCGAGAAGGAAGAATGATGCGGCAGTGGCAGAGCTTCCTGGGGATCACAACCAAGACCAGCCTTACTCCGAGAGACCAAAGAGTGAACTACCTGCTGAGCCAGTAGTATTTCCTTTAGAAAGACCTAAAAGTCCTCCTAGAATCTATGAGGCACCGTAA